The stretch of DNA AGCAATGGCTTCAGGCCATACCTTAGTGACATCAACCGGATTGAAGTCAAGCTTATCAAAATCTTCTTTTTTCAGCATCTGCACATACAGGTCCCATTGTGGAAACTTTTTGTTTTGAATAGCATGGTATAAATCCAATGTTGCATGTTCTATTTGGGTAGACTGTAATTGGTCTGCTTCTTCCTGGGTTAGGTTTCTTTCCCCATGTTTTGGAACCCATTTGTATTTCACATAAGTAACTTCGCCTTTATTGTTTACCCACTTAAATGCATGCACTCCATTTCCTTGCATTTCTCTGTAATTGGCAGGGATACCATAATCAGAAAACAGCCACGTTAACATGTGGGTTGATTCAGGTATATTAGCAAAAAAGTCGAATACCCTGTTATTATCTGAAGCTCCATTGGTAACCGGAGATGGTTTAAAAGCATGCACCATATCAGGAAACTTGATCGCATCTCTGATAAAAAACACAGGTAAACTATTCCCTACCAAGTCATAGTTCCCCTCATCTGTGTAGAATTTCACTGAAAATCCACGCGGGTCCCTATAGGTTTCAGGAGATCCCTGCTGATGAACCACCGTTGAAAACCTTACGAAAACTGGTGTTTTTTTACCTGCTTTTGATAAGAAATCTGCCATAGTCACATCTGAAAAATCTGAATCAGCAACAAACTCCCCTGCTGCTCCCGCTCCTCTTGCATGAACTACTCTTTCCGGTATCCTTTCTCTGTCAAATGCCGCCAGCTTTTCAATCAAGTGAATATCTTCTAGCAAAACAGGACCATTTAGAATTCTGGTTATCTCCTACAGGAGCACCTGTGTTGGTCGTCAACTGTTGTGAGCTAAGGCTCGTTACCATAGACAAACTCAAAATGAAATACGCTTTTTTCATAGGTTTTATTTTCGTTTAACCGCGAATTTATAGATTATATCTATAATCCGGAAGGAAATAAAATCAATTCATATAATCGATTAAATCTATTGTTTTTAAAATATTGATTTACAAAATAAATAACGGCAGCTCTATTCAAAAAAATATTTATTCTTGGTATTCCAGAAAACTTTTATTAAAACGTTGAGTTTAATGAATATCTGCATTGTTACCTAAATATTCATTATTTTAGTATTATTCAATAAATTACCGATGACTATATTCCATTTCACCGTTCATTTTGGAAGCGAAACAGACTGCCGTAATCACTTCAAGGCCCAAAAAGATAAAATAGGAATATCATGCAGGAAGTGTGGCCATAGGGATCATTATTGGAAAAGCGATGAGAAAGCAAAGCTTCTCGGTAAAATGGGATGCTAAAATAAAAAGACAGAATTACGATCTCCATAATGTTTTTGGATTTTACGCTTTAATTATTCTATTGGTTGTGGCAATGACCGGAATGTATGATCAAAATACAGGAGCCAGGCTATCCAATACTTCTGCGTATGCGGCTCCGTTTGAGCGTGTTGATTTTGCGACTAAAGTACAGAAGCTGAACTATGACCTTCATGTAGGCTCTGCCCGGGGCGGAATATGGGGAAGAGTCTTATATTTCTTTATTACGATTATTGGGGCTTCACTTCCTATTACCGGTTTTTTGGTATAGTGGTTTAAGAGAAAAAAGAAATAGGTTGATATCCGTTAAAGAAAGGGTTAAAATGCTGTTTTTTTCTTTCTAGGCTTCTTAATATACAATTTTTTTTTGCTGTATCCGTAATAATATGTAATTCTGTATCTGTATCCATATCTAAAGACTCTATAATTTTGTGTATTATAAAACTATTAATACTATGAAAGCGAAGGGTTGGCACTCAAATCATCTTCAATGGGATGAAGTGTATGTTTCAGATATGGTTGTTTTAAAAGATATTTTTCTTCAAAAGCAGAATTCCGGGATTCTTAATGAAGACTTCGGACTTCCTTTTCTCTTAGCAAAGAAAGCTCAGGATGTAGTGGCTTTTGCCTGTCTTGTGATTAATCATCTGGGAAAGATCGATTTTATACTTCATGAGGTTGAAGACCTGAATGGAGATGAAAAAAAAGATTCGAATCATATGCGGAAGATTATTGCAGGAGAAACCCATCCGGGAACTATCATGATCCCTTGCAATTGAAAAGTACTATCAATAGAATATTGAACTGGATTAATATCTGATACTAAAAGATCTTTTCTCTTTATTTGTATGTAAAATTCTAATCTTATGGCCAAAGAAGTATTATACCTTAAAATAGCGAAAACAATTATAGAGCAGATCCAGACTGAGACCCTTCAGTTTGGGGATAAGCTGCCTTCACTTAGGCGTGCTCAAAAGCTTTATAATGTAAGTCTTAATACGGTAAAATTGGCGTATATGGAACTTGAAGCCGTTCGCTTGTCGAATCCAGGCCGAAGTTTGGGTATTTTGTAAGTAAAACTTCTCAGCGAAAATTAGCCCTGCCTTCTGTACAACCAATTGGAAAGTCGAAAATTGAAAGTCCTAATGAAGATCTTATTGACAAGGTATTTGGAACGATTTCGGATTCAGATGTTACCGAATTTGCTTTGGGAATTCCGGGAAAGAATTTTCTCCCTTTGGCTAAACTCAAGAAATCGATCATCAGTGTAGTAAAAAGTAAAAATGATAGCGGGACGGATTATGAGCCGGTACAGGGAAAAGAGAGTCTGCGCCGAGAGATGGCAAAATGGTCTATGGTCTTGGAAGGAAAACTGACGGAAGATGATCTGGTCATTACTTCCGGAGCGATGAATGCCATTTATAACAGCCTGATGGCTGTCACGAAACCCGGAGATTGGGTAGCTGTCGAAAGCCCTGTGTATTTTGGAATTCTCCAGGCTATTCAATTATTGGGATTAAAAGTCGTAGAAATTCCTACTCATCCGGTATATGGAGTTGATTTGGATGCTTTAAAAAAGGTATTGCCGAAATTATCAGCATGCTGTTTTGTAACCAATTTCAATAATCCTATGGGGTTTCAGATGCCGGATGAAAATAAAAAAGAATTGGTAAAACTGGTTACCCATTATAATGTCCCGTTGATTGAGGACGATATATACGGGAATCTTTATTT from Chryseobacterium piperi encodes:
- a CDS encoding PepSY-associated TM helix domain-containing protein: MRKQSFSVKWDAKIKRQNYDLHNVFGFYALIILLVVAMTGMYDQNTGARLSNTSAYAAPFERVDFATKVQKLNYDLHVGSARGGIWGRVLYFFITIIGASLPITGFLV
- a CDS encoding GntR family transcriptional regulator, which translates into the protein MAKEVLYLKIAKTIIEQIQTETLQFGDKLPSLRRAQKLYNVSLNTVKLAYMELEAVRLSNPGRSLGIL